In Pelecanus crispus isolate bPelCri1 chromosome Z, bPelCri1.pri, whole genome shotgun sequence, the following are encoded in one genomic region:
- the LOC142596695 gene encoding avidin-like, with the protein MGTLSCCLLLALALLGPRAAAARKCDLQGLWRNELGSNMTLSALNAAGTFSGSYHTAVAVTNKQILVSPLQGAQQHPGDKGQPTFGFTVQWQFSDSTTAFVGQCFVDRRGKETLETMWLLREEVPSRRDAWKATRVGTSTFTRVK; encoded by the exons atGGGGACCctcagctgctgcctcctgctcgCCCTGGCCCTACTCGGCCCccgcgctgctgctgccagaaag TGTGATCTGCAGGGCCTGTGGAGAAACGAGCTGGGCTCCAACATGACCCTCTCCGCCCTGAACGCGGCCGGGACCTTCTCGGGCTCCTACCACACCGCCGTGGCAGTAACCAACAAGCAGATCCTGGTGTCACCCCTTCAAGgggcccagcagcaccccggTGACAAGGGGCAGCCCACCTTCGGCTTCACCGTGCAGTGGCAGTTCTCAG ACTCCACCACCGCCTTTGTCGGCCAGTGCTTCGTGGACCGCCGCGGGAAGGAGACGCTGGAGACCATGTGGCTCCTGCGGGAAGAGGTCCCATCCCGCAGGGATGCCTGGAAAGCCACCAG GGTCGGCACCTCCACCTTCACCCGTGTCAagtga
- the LOC104035277 gene encoding prostate-associated microseminoprotein has protein sequence MAMRPQKMGWAWGRLCLLLSLLLQLPGSQAKCYFQAKAPCEYEGKQFSLGESWLSTNCLLCTCLHPIGVGCCEITQHPIDFPDWCEAHYDSQTCQISVVQKANPSLPCVKSMEHEWGSAGTPEPLSNKVLGTGLSR, from the exons ATGGCCATGCGACCGCAGAAGATGGGATGGGCTTGGGGCAGGCtttgcctgctgctctccctcctcctccagctgccgGGCTCCCAGGCCAAATGCTACTTCCAGGCTAAAG CTCCCTGCGAGTACGAGGGGAAGCAGTTCTCCCTCGGGGAGTCGTGGCTGAGCACCAACTGCCTGCTCTgcacctgcctgcaccccatCGGTGTGGGCTGCTGTGAGAT cacccagcatcCCATCGACTTTCCCGACTGGTGCGAGGCCCACTATGACTCGCAGACCTGCCAGATCTCGGTGGTGCAGAAGGCCAaccccagcctgccctgcgTGAAGAGCATGGAGCACGAGTGGGGCTCGGCCGGCACCCCCGAGCCGCTGAGCAACAAGGTGCTGGGCACGGGGCTGAGCAGATAG
- the GBA2 gene encoding non-lysosomal glucosylceramidase, which yields MAAAAAGPLVRRYEGAAPGRGVAAAGWRVCLAHRFEEPRQPYGAADVPLRDVLRHIGLALRYFRWWYKKTRIEKKPAFIDLLCAVPLQQIYGCPLGGIGGGTITRGWRGEFCRWQLNPGIYHYETVIADQFTVCLRCKGQTVYQQVLSVERPSTLQGWNWGYCGHYAFYHALYPRAWMVYDLPGQNVVLTCRQVSPVIPHDYKDSSLPVGVFIWEVENGRDEDVDVSIMFSLQNGMGTKEDMSGGHWNEPFAFEKEGERVAGVLLHHCTRVNPFTFAISAREKAGTEVTHLTAFNPAGSGREVWQDLLQDGRLDSPAGKSSLTEKGEVTAAAVCASCRVPAQGHRTLELALAWDMPRVHFGSKEKLHHRRYTRFFGSGGDAAPALSHHALTHYEEWERKIEAWQNPILENSQLPSWYKSALFNELYFMTDGGTIWVELPPDSCAEDLQGPVGAGLSHLLPVLREYGRFAYLEGQEYRMYNTYDVHFYASFALVMLWPKLQISLQYDIAVTVVNEDVQPRQYLMCGQTAQVKLKNVVPHDIGDPGDEPWQRVNAYLMHDTADWKDLNLKFVLQVYRDYYLTHDSLYLRDMWPVCQAVMESELKFDTDNDGLIENGGFADQTYDAWVVNGASAYCGGLWLAAVCMMCKMAEVLGDAEIQQKYKDILSKGKEAFERMLWNGKYYNYDSSGSDTSSSIMSDQCAGQWFIGACGLDQGEFEVFPKSHVVSALKTIFEKNVMSFAGGTMGAVNGMRPDGVPDTSSVQSNEVWIGVVYALAATMIQEGLVEEGFHTAEGCYRMVWERLGMAFQTPEAYREKKVYRSLAYMRPLSIWSMQLALERRAGRAPAQPPQVPIHP from the exons atggcggcggcggcggcggggccgctggTGCGGCGGTACgagggggcggccccgggccgcgGCGTGGCGGCGGCCGGCTGGCGGGTCTGCCTGGCCCACCGCTTCGAGGAGCCGCGGCAGCCCTACGGTGCCGCCGACGTGCCGCTCCGCGACGTCCTGCGGCACATCGGCCTCGCCCTGCG ATACTTCAGGTGGTGGTACAAGAAGACCCGCATAGAGAAGAAACCTGCCTTCATTGACCTCTTGTGTGCCGTTCCTCTGCAGCAGATCTATG GGTGCCCGCTGGGCGGGATCGGGGGAGGCACCATCACCCGTGGCTGGCGGGGCGAGTTCTGCCGCTGGCAGCTGAACCCTGGCATTTATCACTACGAAACGGTCATTGCCGACCAG ttCACGGTGTGCTTGCGTTGCAAGGGGCAGACAGTTTACCAGCAGGTCCTGTCTGTGGAGAGACCCAGCACTCTGCAGGGCTGGAACTGGGGCTACTGTGGCCACTACGCCTTCTACCATGCCCTCTACCCCCGTGCCTGGATGGTCTACGACCTCCCGGGGCAAAACGTGGTGCTCACTTGCCGTCAGGTCTCTCCTGTCATCCCGCATGACTATAAG GACTCCAGCCTGCCGGTGGGAGTGTTCATCTGGGAGGTGGAGAATGGGAGGGATGAGGACGTGGACGTCTCCAtcatgttcagcctgcagaatgGCATGGGAACGAAGGAAGACATGAGCGGAGGGCACTGGAATGAGCCCTTCGCCTTCGAGAAGGAGGGTGAGCGGGTTGCTGGAGTCCTGTTGCACCACTGCACACGCGTGAACCCCTTCACCTTCGCCATCTCTGCCCGGGAGAAG gctgGCACAGAAGTCACCCACCTCACGGCATTCAATCCTGCAGGATCGGGTAGAGAGGTGTGGCAGGACCTCTTGCAGGATGGCAGGCTGGATTCCCCCGCCG GTAAAAGCAGTCTGACGGAGAAGGGGGAGGTGACGGCAGCAGCAGTGTGTGCCAGCTGCAGGGTGCCTGCCCAGGGTCACAGGACGCTGGAGCTGGCCCTGGCTTGGGACATGCCCCGTGTTCACTTTGGCTCCAAGGAGAAGCTGCACCACAG GCGGTACACCCGTTTTTTTGGCAGCGGAGGCGATGCCGCTCCTGCCCTGTCGCATCACGCACTGACACACTATGAAGAGTGGGAGAGGAAGATCGAAGCGTGGCAGAACCCCATCCTAGAGAACAG CCAGCTGCCTTCCTGGTACAAGTCGGCCCTCTTCAATGAGCTGTACTTCATGACGGATGGGGGGACCATCTGGGTGGAGCTGCCCCCGGACTCCTGTGCCGAGGACCTGCAGGGGCCAGTGGGGGCTGgcctctcccacctcctccctgtCCTCCGGGAGTATGGAAGGTTTGCTTATTTGGAAG GCCAGGAGTACCGGATGTACAACACCTACGATGTCCACTTCTACGCCTCCTTTGCTCTCGTCATGCTGTGGCCCAAGCTGCAGATCAGCCTGCAGTATGACATTG CTGTCACAGTGGTGAATGAGGATGTCCAGCCCCGGCAGTACTTGATGTGTGGCCAGACAGCCCAGGTGAAGCTGAAAAATGTGGTGCCGCATGACATTGGGGACCCAG GTGATGAGCCATGGCAGCGTGTCAATGCCTACCTGATGCATGACACGGCTGACTGGAAGGACCTCAACCTGAAGTTTGTGCTGCAGGTGTACCGCGACTACTACCTGACACACGACTCCCTGTATTTGCGGGACATGTGGCCAGTCTGCCAG GCTGTGATGGAGTCAGAGTTGAAGTTTGATACGGATAACGATGGGCTCATTGAAAATGGTGGCTTTGCTGACCAGACATACGATGCGTGGGTGGTAAATGGAGCCAG CGCATACTGCGGCgggctgtggctggcagccGTCTGCATGATGTGCAAGATGGCAGAGGTGCTTGGGGATGCAGAGATCCAGCAGAAATACAAGGACATCCTGAGCAAGGGCAAGGAGGCGTTTGAGAGGATGCTCTGGAATG gaaaatactACAACTATGACAGCAGTGGGAGTGACACTTCCAGCAGCATCATGTCAGACCAGTGTGCCGGGCAGTGGTTTATCGGGGCTTGTGGTCTGGACCAAGGGGAGTTTGAG GTCTTCCCCAAGAGCCATGTTGTCAGTGCGCTCAAGACCATCTTTGAGAAGAATGTCATGAGCTTTGCTGGTGGCACCATGGGAGCAGTGAATGGCATGAGACCTGATGGAGTGCCCGACACCTCCAGCGTGCAGTCCAATGAAGTGTGGATCGGCGTGGTCTATGCCTTGGCTGCCACCATGATCCAGGAG gggctggTGGAGGAAGGCTTTCATACGGCGGAGGGCTGCTACCGGATGGTTTGGGAACGGCTGGGCATGGCTTTCCAGACACCAGAGGCCTATCGGGAGAAGAAAGTCTACCGCTCGCTGGCTTACATGCGGCCCCTTAGCATCTGGAGCATGCAGCTGGCCTTGGAGCGCAGAGCTGGCCGAGCACCTGCGCAGCCCCCCCAGGTTCCCATCCACCCTTGA
- the LOC104026151 gene encoding avidin produces MVQMTLFLLVLSLALVAPSISARKCTLTGRWVNDLGSNMTIMAVNEKGDFDGSYYTAVTATMNKIQESPLQGSQHHTNEESQPTFGFTVHWSFSDSITVFTGQCFVDEHGREILKTMWLLRSHVDNINHDWKATRVGINIFKRLQQKQQE; encoded by the exons ATGGTGCAAATGACTCTCTTCCTCCTGGTGCTCAGCCTGGCCCTGGTGGCTCCCAGCATATCTGCAAGAAAG TGCACGCTGACCGGGCGCTGGGTCAACGACCTGGGCTCCAACATGACCATCATGGCTGTGAACGAAAAAGGTGACTTCGACGGCTCCTACTACACGGCTGTGACAGCCACTATGAACAAGATCCAAGAGTCACCGCTGCAGGGGTCCCAGCACCATACGAATGAGGAGAGCCAACCCACCTTCGGCTTCACCGTCCACTGGAGCTTTTCAG ACTCCATCACCGTCTTCACGGGCCAGTGCTTTGTGGACGAGCATGGAAGGGAGATTTTGAAGACCATGTGGCTCCTGCGGTCACACGTGGACAACATCAACCACGACTGGAAAGCCACCAG GGTTGGCATAAACATCTTCAAGCGCctacagcagaagcagcaggagtgA
- the RGP1 gene encoding RAB6A-GEF complex partner protein 2 produces the protein MIEVLAKLGRGPVFLAGEVLECVITFTNPLSASSTSASSEMLAWASAQIHCQFHASENRVALPPSDGSKHDVQAENETVFVPNRGERGQCILSTPPKILFCDLRLDPGESKSYSYCETLPIDGPPSFRGQSVKYVYKLTIGCQRVNSPIKLLRVPFRVLVLHGLKDYQFPQDEAVAPSNPFLEEEEGLKKDSRLADLVTELLMVATSRRSLHLYNISNTRGKVGTFCIFKTIYKIGEDVIGTFNFSEGDIPCLQFSVSLQTEESIQEEFQRRRGQPVSFSTHARHQEACLHTAQSSFSLPIPLSSTPGFTTNIVSLKWRLHFEFVTSGESAGTCLVRGSQSEAITWTGVEQMEVDTFSWDLPIKVLPTNPILASYVSQFSSTNSITI, from the exons ATGATTGAGGTGTTGGCCAAGCTGGGCCGCGGGCCCGTCTTCCTGGCCggggaggtgctggagtgtgtgaTCACTTTCACCAACCCGTTATCGGCCTCGTCTACCTCCGCCAGCAG TGAGATGCTGGCGTGGGCCAGCGCCCAGATCCACTGCCAGTTTCACGCCAGTGAGAACCGGGTAGCACTTCCTCCCTCTGATGGCAGCAAGCATGACGTGCAGGCAGAGAACGAGACAGTCTTCGTCCCCAACAGAG gAGAGCGGGGTCAGTGTATCCTGTCCACTCCACCAAAGATTCTATTCTGTGACTTACGACTGGATCCCGGGGAGTCAAAGTCCT ATTCATACTGTGAGACACTGCCCATAGATGGCCCTCCCTCTTTCCGGGGACAGTCGGTGAAGTACGTGTACAAGCTGACCATCGGCTGCCAGCGTGTCAACTCCCCCATCAAGCTCCTGCGCGTTCCCTTCCGTGTCCTCGTGCTGCATG GCCTCAAGGATTACCAGTTCCCACAGGATGAGGCCGTTGCGCCCTCGAACCCCTTCctagaggaggaggagggcttgAAGAAAGACTCTCGCCTGGCGGACCTGGTGACAGAACTGCTCATGGTGGCCACTTCCCGACGCAGCCTGC ACCTGTATAACATCAGCAACACTCGTGGGAAGGTGGGGACGTTCTGCATCTTTAAGACCATATATAAGATCGGAGAGGATGTCATTGGGACCTTTAACTTCTCAGAAGGAGACATCCCATGTCTGCAG TTCTCGGTGAGCCTGCAGACGGAGGAGAGCATCCAGGAGGAGTtccagcggcggcgggggcagcccgtCTCCTTCAGCACGCACGCCCGCCATCAGGAGGCCTGCCTGCACACGGCCCAGAGCAGCTTCAGCCTGCCCATCCCGCTCAGCTCTACCCCGGGATTCACCACCAACATCG TGTCCCTGAAGTGGAGGCTGCACTTTGAGTTTGTGACCTCCGGGGAGTCGGCGGGGACTTGCCTGGTTCGTGGGAGCCAGTCGGAGGCCATCACCTGGACTGGGGTGGAGCAGATGGAAGTGGACACTTTCAGCTGGGACTTGCCCATCAAAGTCCTTCCCACCAACCCCATCCTGGCTTCCTACGTATCTCAGTTCTCCAGCACTAACTCCATCACCATCTGA